One stretch of Pseudomonas azotoformans DNA includes these proteins:
- a CDS encoding 3'-5' exonuclease, translated as MERIAVIDFETTGITPSSHCRATEIAVVILERGQIVDRYQSLMNAGVRVPSFIEQLTGISNAMLRSAPPAERVMNEVNEFVGTTPLMAHNAAFDQKFWDYELGLIRRTRLQKFACSLLLARRLMPSAPNHKLGTLNAFAQLPHTGKAHRAMADAEMAANLTAHLAQELRRTHGLRELSHDLLCTLQKVPAAKINEHLKKHRGF; from the coding sequence TTGGAACGTATAGCGGTCATCGACTTTGAAACCACCGGCATCACCCCGAGCAGCCACTGCCGCGCCACGGAAATCGCGGTGGTCATCCTTGAGCGTGGCCAGATTGTGGACCGTTACCAGAGCCTGATGAATGCCGGTGTACGCGTGCCGAGTTTTATCGAACAACTCACCGGCATCAGCAACGCCATGCTGCGCAGCGCGCCGCCGGCGGAGCGGGTGATGAACGAGGTCAATGAGTTCGTCGGGACGACGCCGCTGATGGCGCACAACGCTGCGTTTGACCAGAAGTTCTGGGACTACGAGCTCGGCTTGATCCGCCGTACCCGTTTACAGAAATTTGCCTGCTCGCTGTTGTTGGCGCGCCGCCTGATGCCGTCTGCGCCCAATCACAAGCTCGGCACGCTGAACGCCTTCGCTCAGCTGCCCCACACCGGGAAGGCTCACCGGGCGATGGCGGATGCGGAGATGGCGGCCAACCTCACGGCGCACCTGGCCCAGGAACTGCGCCGCACCCACGGCTTGCGCGAACTGTCCCATGACCTGCTGTGCACCTTGCAGAAAGTGCCGGCGGCGAAGATCAATGAGCATTTGAAGAAGCATCGCGGGTTCTAA
- a CDS encoding LabA-like NYN domain-containing protein — translation MKKIAVFADVQNLYYTVRQAYGCHFNYAALWADISARGQIVEAYAYAIDRGDSKQQQFQQILRNLGFTVKLKPYIQRSDGSAKGDWDVGITLDIMDAADHVDEIVLASGDGDFDMLLDRVIHKHGVEAVAYGVPGLTANSLIRAASRYVPIEGALLLK, via the coding sequence GTGAAAAAAATTGCAGTGTTCGCCGATGTACAAAACCTCTACTACACCGTCCGCCAGGCCTATGGTTGCCACTTCAACTACGCCGCGTTGTGGGCTGACATCAGCGCGCGCGGGCAGATTGTCGAGGCCTATGCCTATGCCATCGACCGTGGCGACAGCAAGCAGCAGCAGTTCCAGCAAATTCTGCGCAACCTCGGCTTTACGGTAAAACTCAAGCCGTACATCCAGCGCAGCGACGGTTCAGCCAAGGGCGACTGGGACGTGGGCATCACCCTCGACATCATGGACGCCGCCGACCACGTCGATGAAATTGTGCTGGCCTCCGGCGACGGGGATTTCGACATGCTGCTCGACCGGGTTATCCACAAGCATGGCGTCGAAGCCGTGGCCTATGGCGTGCCGGGGCTGACGGCCAATTCATTGATACGCGCCGCCAGCCGCTACGTGCCGATCGAAGGCGCTTTGTTGCTTAAATAG